The DNA region TCTCAATACCTAGCTCATTCTCTCCTTTATAATATTGCCCTTCAGGCGTTAAGTATTGCCCCAGGTCAAGTCCATATTTATCCTTAAAGAACTTCTTCAAGAATTCTTCAAACTCGAAAGATGCTTGAAGTTGTTTCTTAAAATAGTCTGTTTTTGTTCTGTCACTCCAGATTTCAACTTTTTTCTTGAATTCTCCACCAAACTTCTCTTTGAACTTTAAAATTTCTTTCTCATTATTCTGAATCCACTTCTTAATATTTTCATCTGTTATGCCTTTTTCAACCCATGAGTTATATGTAGCTATATACGCATCCCTAAGCTCGAATGATTTATAATCTTCTATATGAACAGACTTAAATTCTCTGTGCTTTAATACTAGCTCGGAAAATAAGAAGATTTGCAAGCATTCTTCCCAACTATCTGCTCCCGCGTATTTTTTAAAATTCATTTTTTAGCCCTACAAATCACGACCTGTTTATCTCTTTGTAAACATCAATTATAGGCTCAGGGATGTCCTCAACTCGGATGTTGTCATATCCAGTAAATTCATTCCTGTACTCATTTTTGCCCCAGCTGAAAATGTATAAGGCTACCTCGTGGTTTATTTTGGATAGCTTTTTTACAAGAGCATCAAGCCTTGACTTGTCTTCTTTGAAATATATTGCCGTGTACTTGCCGCCATCAGAAAATATCTGCCACCAGTCATTTTTTTCAATCTCTCCGAAAGCACTCTCCCTGAGAGCAATCATCTCGCCTGCTTGATAAGTCAGCTTTATTTTCTGTTCATCAGAAATATGTGAAATATGGTCAATGTCAATAAAAGCAGTCTTAAAATAACGGAGATTGAATTCTATCCCCTTATTGCCGTTAAAGCCCTTAAGAATATTCTTCATTCGCGGATAGCATATCTTCTGAGCAATGCCTTCCGCTTCATATTTCTTGTCTCCAGGAACAAAGCCCTTTTTCCTTAACTCTGCGTCAGTTTTGTAATCAACCTCATTATTCGTACATATCAAGAACTTTCTGTTGCCTTTATCATCATTATTAAGCCTTAACAAAGCTTCCGCAGTAGAGCCAGAGCCAGCAAAGAAATCCAGAACCACTGCATTCTTGTTATTAATCAATCCGCCCATTTCAAATACTTTTAAGATAAAATTACCGGGCTTCTTCCCGTTTCTGAAATTCACGCCTCCTTCATAGCCAACATTGTTAAAATCCCCCTCGAAATCAAAATAATTTGGGTATGGAACTTCTTTTGTATCGTCCCGGTCTACAGGAACTCCTTGAAAATAATCGCCATTTGCCTTTTTTTCGGATGTAGGTGCCAGGAAATACCGGAATCCTCTTCCATCATTTCCCATATTGGGAACTTTATACAGGTATCCTATGTCTTTTCTTCGTTTTTCAAGATGAGCCATGAAAAATCTCCCGCTGCTATTTCCTTCCTTAATGGAACCTCGAATATTGATCTTTTTGAGCAACTTGGCATTAGGCTCTTTTTTAATTATGCGATATTCACTAGGCTTGAGCACCTGAATCTTCTTTCCGCCCATTTCAATGAATGCGGGCTTTTTCACCAACTCCTCTATTTCGTATACATACTCTTCATTGGAAGTATTATCTCTTATCCTTTTTGTGGTTTTGTGCTTTGAAGATCTCCTGTATAGTAATAGATACTCAACCACCTCATGAAAATCTTTATCTCCCTTTAAAATCCTATCTTCATGCCTGACTTTAATTGTAAACGTAGCCAGATAATTGCTCGGTTCAAATATCCTGTCGCAGAGCATTTTTAATTGGCAGAGCTCTTCCTCATTGATTGATATAAAAATAACGCCGGAATTTTTAAGCAACTGTTTCGCGGCACACAATCTTGCATTCATGAAATTAAGCCATTTACTATGGCGATATGTGTCCTCCCCATCAATATACTTGTCATTATAAAAAAATTCTTTGTTCCCAGTATTATATGGGGGGTCAATGTAAATAAGGTCAACCATGCCCTTGTGTGTGTAATTTAAGACTGAGAGAGTATGATAATTATCTCCCTCGATTAATACATTCACAGGCTTATTTTTATTAGAAATTATCTCCTTGTTCTTTACCTCTTTGAGAATTGGGAGCTTGTATTGGCAATCTAAAACCACTTTTTCAGGCTCTTTTTCTTCTTCCCAGACAAGGCCATATTTTTTTGCTTCCTTAATCTTCTGGATCTTTCTCTTTAGCTTCTCAACCTCTTCAAGGAGCTCTTTATTTTTTGCTTCATACTCATTCATAACAATTCACCTTTTTAATGAATATATATTTTGCCTTCATAATTTTTCATTTATGAAAATATATAAATACTTTTACTTGAGTTAGGTTGAATGTTAAAGCCCATTACGAACCCGTATTCAGAATCTTCTTTATCTATTTTCCCACTCAAAATCTAAGCTGGGGGAAAGTCCAACATGAAGTTTAACATTCTTTAGCTTCATATGCTCTTCTTCTGCCGCTTGTACAGCTACAAAGCTAATCGTGCTTCCAGTAGTAGCTGAAACTATAACAGCGGGATACTTCTCCTGAACCTCATGCAAAACATAATCACCAGTTGCAGCAGGAGCAGTTCCCATAGGAATACCCACAACAATCACTGGATTGTCTGGCTGTTCTAACTTCTTAAGTAAGTCTGCTGATACAATAATTTTCTTAATCGGCATATATCACCTCTATTTATTAGTCCTCGCCAGGACAAATTCATCCAAAACCCCCCGCACTACTGTCACAGTAAAAAATGCACGCATTCCTGCTGTCCCTTTTGTCTGGCTTATCAGCTTCTGTGAATCGTGCAATTGTCCGATATTCCTCTACAAATAATCATCAACCTAATCATCAACCTAATCATCAACCATCTTCGCAATACTATGAGGGGAAGTGTTTTTTGCTATTCCAGGATATAATGCAGTGAGCGCCCTGCCCCAACAGACTTAATAACCTTTAGCTCTAATAGTTTGGAGAGTTCTTTATGCACTGCTTGAGCTGAAATGTCAAAAAGGAGCTGTAAGTCTTTATTCGTAACCCTCCCGTTGGTATTTATAAATTCAACGATCTTCATTTGTTTTTCGCTTAGAGAAATCTGTTCCTTTGAAACACGTTTTTTCTTCGCACCTAATTTCAAGACTGTTTCTTTGACTTCATTGACTGAATACGCCATCCCAGTCGTAAAATATTCTAACCACAGAGTAATATCATTGTTGTTTTCCTGTGCTGTCTTAAGCGCTGCATAATACGCCGGTCTGTCACGATCATAGAAATCATCAAGGGCAAAAAGCCTGCGATGATCAAAGCCGCTTAAGTAAAGTATCAGCGCAGCAAAAAGCCGGGCAGTGCGGCCGTTACCGTCAATAAAGGGATGGATCCTGGCGATTTCATAGTGGGTAATTCCTGCTAGAAGTACAGGATTCGTTTTCCATGTTTTTTGCGCATTTAGCCACGTTATAAACTCCTTAACAAGAGCCGGTACATCTTCTGTGTTAGGAGGCATGTATTCCACTTCTTCTTTAAATCCCGTGCCGTCAAAAACACGCTTCCCAACAAACACCTGCCGGTCGCGAAAAGCACCACTGTGTTTATTATCCCGCAGAACATCTTTTGAGACCATCCTATGAACGTTGAGGAGGTCCGCAACTTTTATTTTTCCTTTTTCGGTAATCGAATGCAACGTGTCCAGTGCTTCGAGATAATTCAATACTTCTTTTTTATCTTTATCGGTAGCAATAACATTTTTGCCGTCAGCAAGGGCCTCGACCTGTTCGAGAGTCAGTTTATTCCCTTCGATGGCAGTAGATGAGTGCGTGTTACGAAGTTTTGCCTGCCTCCGGAGAGACGCTTCCCATTTAGGAATAAGGTGCGCCTGCTCGATAACTTCCCGGGCAGTAGCAATGGTAGTGAGATTATTTAATATTTTTTCAGTAATCGTATATCTGGGATTAAAAGCCATACTTCACCTTCACTTTTTTCTTGTATATTTAAGAATAATATTATACCACCCAATATAAAAATATACCCGCATAAATTGGGCATCTATTTGCCCTAATCCTGCGGGTTTGTACGGAAAATCTATCCAAATCAGCCTGCTTTCTAATGTCATTTTTTTATTCTGTAGACTTATCCGGCGCACCTCTCTCCCCTGCTGTTTCAGCCCCTTGTAACCCGGCAGTTAATTCTTCTAGCCGCGCCTTCTCGGTTTTCTCTTTTTCATACTCTTTTTGTAAGGTCATAAGGTGAGTTTTATATTCTTCTGCTGATGCCTGATAAGAATTGATGATGGCGCTGTATTGTGCCGTTGTATTGTCATGTTGTGACACCAAATTTTTAATTACGTCTTCTTTTTCCTGAAGCATCTGACTTACTTTGACACTTTGTGCCTGTTCTTTTAATTCCCTGTTTTTAATAAAAGTATCAACTGCTATAAAGGCATAATAGAATGCGACACCGGCTGCCAGGAGAATAATAATGCTCACCGCGAGCCAAATCCATGTTCCCCTGCCCTGTCCTATCTTTTTAATAAGGCGCCTTTGGTAATCGAGCTTTCTATCGATGTTCTGCCAGTCTCTTTCTACCGAATGAAGGTCATGAATCCCTTTCTCAATCTTCTCAAGCTTTCCATCGAGTGCGCTCATGTAGCCCTTGGTGGTTTTAATTAAATCACGTGTAACAAGATCCATTCCGGGTATGTCATCCTCTTTGATATCCCCCATATTTTGCCGTTCTGTGCCTTCCTCTGCCGCTACTTCACTGATGTCTGCCTCTTCCTCCTGCCCGGTAATGTTAATAGTTTTGTCATTAAACTCGCTTGCTACGACATCAAAGACATCCTTTGACATATGATACTTTTTTGCGACGTCTTCTATGAGTACATATGACTTCATACCCCGCTTGATCGTCACAATGCTCATATTTCTTATGTCACGGTATAACTGCCTAAGTGATTTTTTAACAACATCGGCGCAAGCTTTTGTTTCAATGAATTCGCGGCCCAATTCGTCTGTAATGTTTTTCATAATTTTGAGCTCCTATTTAAAATATTGGATATATTTATCA from bacterium includes:
- a CDS encoding Fic family protein, coding for MAFNPRYTITEKILNNLTTIATAREVIEQAHLIPKWEASLRRQAKLRNTHSSTAIEGNKLTLEQVEALADGKNVIATDKDKKEVLNYLEALDTLHSITEKGKIKVADLLNVHRMVSKDVLRDNKHSGAFRDRQVFVGKRVFDGTGFKEEVEYMPPNTEDVPALVKEFITWLNAQKTWKTNPVLLAGITHYEIARIHPFIDGNGRTARLFAALILYLSGFDHRRLFALDDFYDRDRPAYYAALKTAQENNNDITLWLEYFTTGMAYSVNEVKETVLKLGAKKKRVSKEQISLSEKQMKIVEFINTNGRVTNKDLQLLFDISAQAVHKELSKLLELKVIKSVGAGRSLHYILE
- a CDS encoding site-specific DNA-methyltransferase, which translates into the protein MNEYEAKNKELLEEVEKLKRKIQKIKEAKKYGLVWEEEKEPEKVVLDCQYKLPILKEVKNKEIISNKNKPVNVLIEGDNYHTLSVLNYTHKGMVDLIYIDPPYNTGNKEFFYNDKYIDGEDTYRHSKWLNFMNARLCAAKQLLKNSGVIFISINEEELCQLKMLCDRIFEPSNYLATFTIKVRHEDRILKGDKDFHEVVEYLLLYRRSSKHKTTKRIRDNTSNEEYVYEIEELVKKPAFIEMGGKKIQVLKPSEYRIIKKEPNAKLLKKINIRGSIKEGNSSGRFFMAHLEKRRKDIGYLYKVPNMGNDGRGFRYFLAPTSEKKANGDYFQGVPVDRDDTKEVPYPNYFDFEGDFNNVGYEGGVNFRNGKKPGNFILKVFEMGGLINNKNAVVLDFFAGSGSTAEALLRLNNDDKGNRKFLICTNNEVDYKTDAELRKKGFVPGDKKYEAEGIAQKICYPRMKNILKGFNGNKGIEFNLRYFKTAFIDIDHISHISDEQKIKLTYQAGEMIALRESAFGEIEKNDWWQIFSDGGKYTAIYFKEDKSRLDALVKKLSKINHEVALYIFSWGKNEYRNEFTGYDNIRVEDIPEPIIDVYKEINRS